The Fructilactobacillus myrtifloralis genome segment GCCATTCCGGCGGTAAATAATACGCCTCCAGCGGCAATATCCTTCACCTTTTTGGCAACGGGATCAAAGTGGGGGCCGACGGTTAGATCCACTAGGTATTCGACCAAGGTGTTGACAATCTCGGCACTCAGAACCAAAAAACAGGCTAATAATAACCAGAGCCAGGTCCGGGCATCCACGTGCAGCACCAACCCCACTACGATAACGATGAACATGCCGAGCAGGTGAATGCGAAAGTTCCGTTCCCGAAAAAAAATTAAACAGAAGCCGTCCCAAGCGTGACCGAAGGCTTGGGCAAAGTTTTTATTTTTGGTAATCTGCCGGTTATTTTTTGAGTCCATAGCCATCTAAAATCTTTCGTTGGAGGGGAAACATCACCGCTTCGTCCTCGGGTTCCATGTGATCATAACCGTTAAGATGTAAAAAGCCGTGGACAACTAAGAACCCTAACTCGCGGTCCGTGGAATGTCCCAAAAAATCAGCCTGTTCCTGAACCTTATCCATGCTCACAAAGATGTCACCCAGATTTTCCGGAATCTCAGCTCGTAACTCATCGTCCATGATGAGGGGAAGATCAGCCTCAGCATCATCCTCAAGGGCAAAACTAATCACATCAGTTGCCCGATCTACGTTACGATATTCACGATTAATGGCTTGAATGCGCTCGTTATTCACGAGCGTCACAGACATTTCCGTATTCTCAGCTAATCCCAATGTTTGCGCTGCATAATCTAATAAGCCCTTAATTAGTTTGATTTTGGCATCGGGAACCTGCGGGGTGGTTTCATCGTAAATTTCTAGATCCATCATTTCTCCTTATTCAGCTTCATAGGCCGTGATAATCTTAGCTACAACTGGGTTTCGGACCACATCGGCAGCCGTGAGCCGAATCACCGCGATGTCATCGATCGCCGCTAACACGTGCGGAGCACTAACTAACCCACTCGTTACGTTACCCTTTAGGTCAATTTGTTGAATGTCACCATTTACAATCATTTTGGAGCCAAACCCTAACCGGGTTAAAAACATTTTCATCTGCGGATTAGTCGTGTTCTGCGCTTCATCCAAAATGACAAAGGCATTTTCTAACGTCCGCCCCCGCATGTAGGCTAAGGGAGCAATTTCAATTACCCCCCGTTCAATGAGCCGATCCGTGTGGTCTTTACCCAAAATTGCGTACAAAGAATCATACAATGGGCGCAGGTAGGGATCGACCTTTTCCTTCAAATCACCTGGTAAAAAGCCAAGGCTTTCTCCAGCTTCCACGGCTGGTCGCGTGAGGACGATTTTATCGACTTTGCCCTTTTTCAAGGCTGCCACCGCCATCACCACGGCTAAATAGGTTTTTCCGGTTCCAGCGGGACCAATCCCAAAGGTAATGTCATGCTGATTAATTGCTTGAATATACTGACGCTGGCCAAAGTTTTTCACCCGCACCGGTTTGCCCTTGTTGTCCTTAATCAATACCTGGTTATACAAATCCGGTAAGGAACTGATTCGCCCTTGGCGTGCTAAGTTAACGGCCGCTACGTAATCACTCGCGGTTGGATGAATCCCGGCGTGAATCAGTTTTAAGAGATTCAAGAGAATGTCATAACTTAACTGGACTTCCTGTTCATCATGGCCTTCAACCTTAATCATTCCTGCAGAAAAGCGGATTGAGGTGTGTAATTCATCTTCAATAATTTTGACGAGCGCGTCTTGAGTTCCAAATAAGAGCGCCTGATCGTTTGGATTATTCAACGGTAATTGTTTTTGATATTCAAAATTTTCAATCAATCAAATATATCTCCTTAATGCGTTTTGGTTAAATTTTAGCATATCCCCCGAGCTTTCCAAAGGGAAACCCGGTTTGCCCACTAAAAAACACTCCAAAAGATCAACCTTTGGAGTGTTTTTTACGTTTGAACTTGCTTAGAAGTTGTTACGACGCTTTTTCTTTTTATTGTTACGTTTTCTTGCTGCTTCTGATTTTAATTTACGTTTAACGCTAGGCTTTTCGTAAAATTCACGTTTACGAAATTCCTGGAGAGTTCCGCTTTTTGAAACAGTCCGTTTAAAGCGACGAAGAGCATCTTCAAGAGATTCGTTCTTACGAACAACGGTTTTTGACATGTAAAATCCCTCCCTCCGAGCTTAAATAGTGCCAGCGTTACTATCTGACAAGTACAATTATACCTTATGCTAAAATTCACGTCAACGACCGAATTAAGATTTTGTTCTGGTCAGTGAAAGTCCAGCAAGTAAGCTATAATAAGAGCAACAAGCTTTTTGAAAGGAGTTCTGTATGAAAACCATTTATAATGTATTTGTCATTTCTGATTCAAGTGGACAAACCGGAACAACCATTGCTAAAACGGCGGCGGCGCAGTTTCCAGAGGCCCATGCGAACATCAGTCAGTATCCATTCATCCAAACCAAGTCAATTCTTACTGGAATCTTAAAGCTGGCTAAGGAAAATCAAGCGATTATTTTCCATACCCTAGTGGATTCCGAACTCAGTGACATGGTAACGCAGTATGCCGAAGAAAATGGCCTGTCGAGTTTTGACTGTATCCAGACCCCGATTGAATTAATTTCTCACCGGCTCCACGAATCTTCAGCCGCGGTTCCCGGATTAGTCCACAATTTAAACGCTGCCTACTTCAAACGGATTGACGCCATTGAATTTACGGTTGCAAACGACGACGGTCGCCATCCTGAAAAACTAAAGCAAGCTGACATCGTGATCCTGGGGGTTTCTCGGACTTCCAAGACTCCATTATCGTTATACCTTGCCAACGAAAGCTATAAGGTTGCGAACGTCCCCGTGGGGCCCAACATTCAGCTACCGGATGAAATTTGGCAGTTGAATCCCAAAAAAATCTTTGGCTTAACCAATTCGATTACAAAAC includes the following:
- a CDS encoding diacylglycerol kinase family protein — translated: MAMDSKNNRQITKNKNFAQAFGHAWDGFCLIFFRERNFRIHLLGMFIVIVVGLVLHVDARTWLWLLLACFLVLSAEIVNTLVEYLVDLTVGPHFDPVAKKVKDIAAGGVLFTAGMALVIGAIVLVPYVTALLPF
- the ybeY gene encoding rRNA maturation RNase YbeY — translated: MDLEIYDETTPQVPDAKIKLIKGLLDYAAQTLGLAENTEMSVTLVNNERIQAINREYRNVDRATDVISFALEDDAEADLPLIMDDELRAEIPENLGDIFVSMDKVQEQADFLGHSTDRELGFLVVHGFLHLNGYDHMEPEDEAVMFPLQRKILDGYGLKK
- a CDS encoding PhoH family protein, which translates into the protein MIENFEYQKQLPLNNPNDQALLFGTQDALVKIIEDELHTSIRFSAGMIKVEGHDEQEVQLSYDILLNLLKLIHAGIHPTASDYVAAVNLARQGRISSLPDLYNQVLIKDNKGKPVRVKNFGQRQYIQAINQHDITFGIGPAGTGKTYLAVVMAVAALKKGKVDKIVLTRPAVEAGESLGFLPGDLKEKVDPYLRPLYDSLYAILGKDHTDRLIERGVIEIAPLAYMRGRTLENAFVILDEAQNTTNPQMKMFLTRLGFGSKMIVNGDIQQIDLKGNVTSGLVSAPHVLAAIDDIAVIRLTAADVVRNPVVAKIITAYEAE
- the rpsU gene encoding 30S ribosomal protein S21; the protein is MSKTVVRKNESLEDALRRFKRTVSKSGTLQEFRKREFYEKPSVKRKLKSEAARKRNNKKKKRRNNF
- a CDS encoding pyruvate, water dikinase regulatory protein, which codes for MKTIYNVFVISDSSGQTGTTIAKTAAAQFPEAHANISQYPFIQTKSILTGILKLAKENQAIIFHTLVDSELSDMVTQYAEENGLSSFDCIQTPIELISHRLHESSAAVPGLVHNLNAAYFKRIDAIEFTVANDDGRHPEKLKQADIVILGVSRTSKTPLSLYLANESYKVANVPVGPNIQLPDEIWQLNPKKIFGLTNSITKLQEIRTQRMKEYGIENDTRYSNAANIKAELDYAQRLYQKIGCLCINVADKSIEETASIITESLPKANPPMPPS